One genomic segment of Hordeum vulgare subsp. vulgare chromosome 2H, MorexV3_pseudomolecules_assembly, whole genome shotgun sequence includes these proteins:
- the LOC123426337 gene encoding pentatricopeptide repeat-containing protein ELI1, chloroplastic codes for MSAAVLPSVAPASDSGGHHGALTADRAASLLAACSTARRASELHAAVVRKGLDSDRAVAFRLQRAYAASGRLDHSLTLLGRTKDPTTIFYTSAIHAHSSRGLHLPGLALLSDMLSEGLLPTAHTLSASLPACRGLSLGRALHAYAFKLALSGDSYVATALLSMYARAGDAAAARALFDEMPDPHVVSVTAMLTCYANMGALDDARRLFDGLPRKDFICWNAMIDGYTQHGKPNEALQLFRRMLRSSAEPDEVTVVLVLSAVAQLGTVESGKWLHSYVKNSRCVQLNVRVATALVDMYCKCGSLEDAVAVFHGIGNKDIVVWNAMINGYAMHGDSRKALEMFVQLRDQGLWPTDITFIGLLNACSHSGLVEEGRSFFQSMEHEYGIDPKIEHYGCMVDLLGRAGLIEEAFHLVQSLTITPDAVMWVSLLAACRLHKNMALGQRIADFLVANGLANSGMYILLSNIYAAVGKWEEVARVRSMMKASGIQKEPGCSAIEIDRKVYEFVAGDMSHPCTDEIYAMLDKMNGLVKEHGHVPQTELVLHDLDEATKEKALAVHSEKLAVAFGLISSRPGSTIKIVKNLRACSDCHAVLKLISKITSRKIVFRDRNRFHHFVDGSCTCGDYW; via the coding sequence ATGTCCGCCGCAGTGCTCCCCTCCGTCGCCCCCGCCAGTGACTCCGGCGGCCACCATGGCGCCCTCACCGCCGATCGCGCCGCGTCGCTCCTCGCCGCCTGCTCGACCGCCCGCCGCGCCTCCGAGCTTCACGCGGCCGTGGTCCGCAAGGGCCTCGACAGCGACCGGGCCGTCGCCTTCCGCCTGCAGCGTGCCTACGCCGCGTCCGGCCGCCTCGACCACTCGCTCACCCTCCTCGGCCGCACCAAGGACCCCACTACCATCTTCTACACCTCCGCCATCCATGCTCACTCCTCCCGCGGCCTCCACCTCCCCGGGCTCGCGCTCCTCTCCGACATGCTGTCTGAGGGTCTCCTGCCCACCGCCCACACCCTCTCCGCGTCCCTCCCCGCTTGCCGCGGGCTCTCCCTGGGTCGCGCCCTGCACGCGTACGCTTTCAAGCTGGCCCTCTCCGGCGACTCCTACGTCGCCACCGCGCTGCTCAGCATGTACGCGCGGGCGGgggacgccgccgccgctcgtGCTCTTTTCGACGAGATGCCAGACCCGCACGTCGTGTCTGTCACGGCGATGCTCACCTGCTACGCGAACATGGGAGCGCTGGACGACGCGCGCAGGCTGTTCGACGGGTTGCCCAGGAAGGACTTCATCTGTTGGAACGCGATGATTGACGGGTACACGCAGCACGGGAAGCCTAATGAGGCGCTCCAGTTGTTCCGGCGGATGCTGAGGTCGAGTGCTGAGCCTGACGAGGTGACCGTTGTGCTGGTGCTGTCTGCGGTTGCACAGCTTGGTACGGTGGAGTCAGGGAAGTGGCTTCATTCCTATGTCAAGAACAGTCGGTGTGTTCAGCTCAATGTCAGAGTGGCCACGGCACTCGTTGACATGTACTGCAAGTGCGGAAGCTTGGAGGACGCCGTCGCCGTATTCCACGGCATTGGTAACAAAGATATCGTTGTGTGGAACGCCATGATCAATGGCTATGCAATGCACGGAGACAGCAGAAAAGCACTGGAGATGTTTGTGCAATTGCGGGATCAGGGCCTGTGGCCGACAGATATCACCTTCATTGGTTTGCTCAATGCGTGCAGTCATTCTGGGCTGGTTGAGGAAGGCCGCAGCTTCTTCCAGTCGATGGAGCATGAGTACGGCATCGATCCCAAGATCGAGCACTATGGTTGCATGGTGGACCTTCTGGGTCGTGCGGGGCTCATAGAAGAAGCATTCCATCTTGTGCAGAGCTTGACAATAACACCTGACGCTGTCATGTGGGTGTCACTGCTTGCTGCATGCCGGCTTCACAAGAACATGGCGTTAGGCCAGCGGATTGCAGACTTCCTTGTTGCCAATGGGTTAGCCAACTCAGGGATGTATATCCTCCTTTCCAACATCTATGCAGCTGTCGGTAAATGGGAAGAAGTGGCGCGGGTGCGCTCGATGATGAAGGCTAGTGGCATCCAGAAAGAGCCTGGGTGTAGTGCTATTGAGATAGACCGCAAGGTATATGAGTTCGTTGCGGGGGATATGAGCCACCCCTGCACCGACGAAATATATGCCATGTTAGACAAGATGAATGGCCTTGTGAAGGAGCATGGACATGTTCCGCAGACAGAGCTGGTTCTGCATGACCTGGACGAGGCCACCAAGGAGAAGGCACTTGCGGTCCACAGCGAGAAGCTTGCCGTTGCATTTGGACTGATAAGCTCGCGGCCTGGGTCGACGATCAAGATTGTCAAGAACCTACGGGCGTGCTCCGACTGCCATGCAGTGCTCAAGCTGATATCCAAGATCACTAGCAGGAAGATCGTGTTCAGAGACAGAAACAGATTCCACCATTTTGTCGACGGGTCCTGCACTTGTGGAGATTACTGGTGA